TATCTATCTCTTTTCTTCCTATTTTCATTCACCCTCACTTTATAAATACTGTATCTAAGTTCTGTCCTTAGCTGAACTTGCCCATTGCATATAATTATTATTTGCCTTCAGCCAACATTTAATGTAAAATACTGTCTATAATTCTCTTTTAAAAGTGGGGGGGCTGTTACCGGTGGTTTTGATGAAAAATAAAAATTACAAATATGCTCCTATTGTTATCTTATTATCCGGCTGGGTATTTTTCGGGCTGATCACATTTTTTATAGATCGGCAGAATAGTCTTAATCAGTTCCCGGCCTGGGTTTTATTCGCAATTTTCCAGATGATAATCAGTATAATATACGGCATCCAAATCAAAGAATTGAACAGACAGGTACATATTGACATGCTGACCGGACTTTATAACAGAAAATATTTCAATGAAAAATTATCCGGGCTAATATCAAAGGGTTTAATATCCTTGCTTCTAATAGACATTGACAATTTCAAATGTATCAATGACACATTTGGGCACATGGCAGGCGATAAGGTATTACAGCAATTTGCCGAAATCCTTCGTTTCTGCACAAGAAAAAATGACCTGGTCGCCAGGTGGGGCGGT
This sequence is a window from Desulfotomaculum sp.. Protein-coding genes within it:
- a CDS encoding GGDEF domain-containing protein, with amino-acid sequence MVLMKNKNYKYAPIVILLSGWVFFGLITFFIDRQNSLNQFPAWVLFAIFQMIISIIYGIQIKELNRQVHIDMLTGLYNRKYFNEKLSGLISKGLISLLLIDIDNFKCINDTFGHMAGDKVLQQFAEILRFCTRKNDLVARWGGEEFTVILFQTEPEETLIIADRIRLIVNNRYFSYEGSTFKISVSIGVASIKKDSIIGKDQIIKIADQALYKAKQKKNDIAVLTN